Genomic segment of Streptomyces sp. NA02950:
ATCGAGATGCGGCGGCACACCTTCGGCTCCGAGCTCACCATGAGCCTGTGCCGGCTGGCGCACGGGCAGCGGGTGCCGGACGAGATCTACCGCAGCGGCCCGGTCCGGTCCCTGGAGAACGCCGCCATCGACTACGCGACCCTGCTGAACGACGTCTTCTCGTACCAGAAGGAGATCGAGGTCGAGGGCGAGGTCCACAACGGCGTCCTGGTGGTGCAGAGCTTCTTCGACTGCGACTACCCGACCGGGCTGGCCATCGTCCATGACCTGATGACCTCCCGGATGCGGCAGTTCCAGCACGTCGTGGCCCATGAGCTCCCCGTGCTCTGCGACGACTTCGGCCTGGGCCGGGAGGTCCGCACGGCCCTGGACGGCTATGTCCGGGATCTGCGCCACTGGATGACCGGGATCCTCAACTGGCACCGGGAGGTCCCGCGCTACCGGGAGGAGGAGCTGCGCCACCGGCCGGCGCTCCCGGCCGGGGGCGCGGTGGCGGGGCCGCCCGCCTGGCGCGGTCCGACGGGCCTGGGCACCTCGGCCGCCCGGATCCCGTTGCCGGCCGGAGCGCGTCCGTAGAACCGTGCTGCGGTACGGCCGGGCCCGCCCCGGGAGACCCTTGCCTGGCCGGTGCGAGGGGCGCAAGCTGGTGATATGGGTGCTCAGGCGGGCCCTACGCTCATCACCTCCGTACAGCGAGCCTTCCGCTTGATGGAAGCCGTGGGCGCACATGAGGGCGGTGCGCCGGCGAAGCTGCTGGCACGTGAGGTGGGGCTGCCCCTGGCCACCACCTACCACCTGCTGCGGACCCTGGCGCACGACGGCTATGTGAACCGGCTGCCCGACGGCGGCTTTGTGATCGGCGACAAGCTGCACTCCCTCCAGACCGGCGCCCAGGGCCAGGCGCTGCTGTCCCGTGTCCGCCCCGCCCTCGCCGCACTGCGCGACGAGCTGTCGGCCGCCGTCTACCTCACCTTCTACGAGGACGGCGAGATCCGGGTCGCGGAGATCGCGGACGGTCCGCGGGCGCCGCGGGTCGATCTGTGGGTGGGGTTCGAGGACGCCGGGCACGCCACCGCGCTGGGCAAATGTGTACTGCGCGAGCTGGATGACGACGCCCGCCACGACTACCTCTCCCGCCATCCGCTCGCCGGACTCACTCCCCGGACCGTCACCCGCCCCGCCGAGTTGCTGCGCCGTCTCGACGTCAGGCCCCAGCCCTCGCTCGTGGCGGACGTGGAGGAGTACGCGCTCGGCACGGTCTGCTTCGCGGTGCCGGTGTACAGCGGGGACCGGCTCGGCTCGCTCGGGATCTCCCTGCGGGCGGACCGGGTCGCGCCGCTCACCCGTGGCGACGACGAGCGGCTGGAACGGGTCCGGAAGCGGCTGCTCCCCACCGCGGACCGGGTGACCAGGGGTCTTTCGCTCACTATCTGAAAACGTGGCCCTTGCCGCGAGTATGGAATCGCTGTTTCTCTGGATGAAACGGACAAACGGATGTCCGTCCCCTCCCCGAGTAGAGCCCGAGTGGGAAAGAGAGCAGCGAAACAGGCATGATCCACGCCCCCATCCTCCGGAGTGACCCGGACCGGTCCCCTGCCCCCGCGCAACTCGCGGCCGCGGTTCCCGTGCTGATCATCGGCGGGGTCGCCCTGCTGGATGTTCTCACCGGATCAGGGATGAGCTGGCTGCCGCTGCTCGCCGTCGGCCCGGCGCTGGCCGCCGCGTTCCGCGGACCGTGGGGGGTGCTGCGGATCGGGCTGCTGGCCGTGGCCGTCGGCGGGTTCCTGAGCGCCCAG
This window contains:
- a CDS encoding IclR family transcriptional regulator, translating into MGAQAGPTLITSVQRAFRLMEAVGAHEGGAPAKLLAREVGLPLATTYHLLRTLAHDGYVNRLPDGGFVIGDKLHSLQTGAQGQALLSRVRPALAALRDELSAAVYLTFYEDGEIRVAEIADGPRAPRVDLWVGFEDAGHATALGKCVLRELDDDARHDYLSRHPLAGLTPRTVTRPAELLRRLDVRPQPSLVADVEEYALGTVCFAVPVYSGDRLGSLGISLRADRVAPLTRGDDERLERVRKRLLPTADRVTRGLSLTI